The window TTGGAGAGGTGGGGACAACTCTGGTCATGCTGGGGAAGGAAATACACAAAAGAGTTGCCCCAGGAGCCTGTGCTCCCAGGCTTGGGAgatgggctggggagggggggagCCGAGGGGAAGGAGGCTGAAGACGCCACGCATAGCCGGAGTAGGTCCAGGGCCCTGAGCCACACATCTGTGGATCCCATCAGAGAACTCGCCCAAAGCTTAGGCCAGTTCCCCACACCTGGAACCTCGACCCTGCCCCACCACTTCAAGGTCCAATGACTCAAGACCTGGGCCACCAGCCCTGTCCACCTAGAACTCCACTTCCTGTGGCTCAAAAACCCTGGAAGACAAAGGGCACCTCTCCCTCATTTGCCCCCTGATAACGCACAGTCCTCACACCATCAGCTCCCAATTGGAAAAATCCCAAACGAGAGTTCCAGCAAAACTTTCAGAGAAATGTGGGGCAGGCAGGGTGCAGAGCAATCAGGAGAGCAgagctgggtggggtgggtgagGTGGGGCGAGCAGGCAGAGAAAAGGCCCTTTGAGTGCAGGAGCCGGGAAACCGCGGccttgcccccccacccccgcctaaGCCCAGCCCCCGCGTGTGGTGGCTCCGCAAACACCAACACACAAGGGCCGCTTTGAGAGACGCGGGGTGAgtgagacagagacacagagactCACAGAGACCCCAGGCCAGTGGGACCTCAGGAGGCCCCCCCACCCTTCACCAAGCCCCTGGAGAGTTCAGTTCAGCCCAATAGAAGACTGATCCACAGGTCTGTCCACAGTCTTCCCACCTCAAGCCACATACTTGCCCCACTGTCTCCAGCTTCCCCACATCTGCCCCACAATCTCCCCACTGGTAGCCCCATCGCTCCCTGGTCCCCCAAATGCCCCATTCTTTAATCTTATGAATTCCACACTAACCCGTTTCCCTATAGAGGCTCACCCCCACCCATGCCTTTTGACCCTAAGAGAGATTCCCAGGGTCTACAGTATCATCCCCTTCAATCTCCCGTTCCTGAGCCTCCCTCTCCCCACATCCTGGAAGTTCTTCCTTTCTGTGATCTAACCTAAACCCTTTACACTGCCCTTCTGACCCTTTTCTCTCCAGAGCAGAAGAAATAAATAGTCAAGTTAAATGCAAGTTAGCCTCTTCTAGCAGTAGGGACTTGCCTAGGACCCAGATGCTGCCAGCCCCCTCCTCTTTGACACAAAATCCTCTCTTAGGAGCCAGGACTTCTGCctgggaaaaaggaggaaaagattcGGGTCATGGGCACCAGGGTCCCCAGGGAGCCCGGCTGGccagaggggggagggaggggacaggAATGCAAAGAGTTGGCTCCGGCCTCAGACACCTGATCCCAGCCTGTCCAGCGGCCGTCCtgttggcagccagccccagtgCTCCCCAGAGCCAGCCGCGTGGCAGCATCGAGGGCatagggagggggtgggggtcctGACAGGGAAGCCATTGGGTTCAGACAGTCGAAGCATCCAGTCTTTCCAGACTTGCTAGACTCTGCTCTATCCACAGAAGCTCCCCGCTCACCCTAGAGATACAGAACCCATAAATGGACATACACCCCTCACCCACCCACAGTCACCTTCCATTTCCTCCCCAGCACCAGGCTAAACCAGACTGGCCCTGGCCACCTTCAGCTCTTCCAGAGCATCCAGGCATCCAGCCCCTTTCAGAGCTATCTAAGATGGTCCTCCACCTTTCAGCGTCACTTGCCTTCCCCCAGTGACTTCAGGGAAGAAAAGTGATCCTTACTCTGGCTCCAGGAAACCCAGGGTCCTGCCTTCCAACCTGGACCCTTGGTACCTAAATTCCCCTCCTCAGGATCAAAAGCTCCTGCCCCAGATATCAGCTGCCCCTTCCCCTAGGATGCTTTGTGCTCCATCCTGGCTTCAACTACACAGGGGTCTGAGTCCGGACTCCTCTTACCTGCCCAGGTTGCATGAGCACTCAGCCCCAGCACAAGCGGTACCAGCAGGAGGAGGCGATGGCAGTGGCTGCACCCCTCCATAGCTGGGCGACGGGAACACTGGTCCCAGGAACTGGGGATGTCTGAAGGCACTGGATGCCCAGAGGCTGACAAGAGAGATTGAGCAAGCTGGCCACCTCGGATGCTGGGGTCCCGGGGAGATCAGAAGCTGTCGGGCAGCGACAGCTGTCAGCGACCCAGCTCCATGCAGCCAGGCACCGTCGGGGTTCTGACGCTGCTCTCTCCTTGGTGGCTGCTGCTCCTGTGTGTCCCCGGCCACCCCAGCTGCCCAGAGCCCCTACCacgcccccgcccccggcccaGCCCCCGCCTGCAGTCGCCCGCCCACAACCACCGAAGGGAAACCCCACCCTCGATCCCCACCTGGAGTGGAGGGTGAAGAGGAGCGGGaaccctccctcctctctcttccctcgCTGACCCTCGGACTGCTCTCCCCCTGTTCCTTGCAGGTCGTCAACGGGCTGTACTCTCGCATTCTCTTTTCGGGAACCCTGGTATTTCTCCCCCAGCCTACTGCTTTTCTGGAACCCAGACGTCCAGTCACAGccagcctcccccagccccctaCTCCCACCCCCCGTAGTTCTTTCTCCCTTGGGGACCCAGAGCGCCCTTTCAGCAGTGACCAGGGAGGGATTTAGGGAACAGTGGGAGGGGAGAGACGGGTCTGGGgtcgccccccaccccaccaccagtaATCAGGTCTCCGGAATTACTTTCCCTCTCCCCGCCCCGGGTAATTACAGAGTCCGGCCTACGGCGGAGGTATTTATAGACCAGGCTATAAGAGACCCGCAGCGAAGGCCGAGAGGGGGGCAGCggcggggggggtgggggtggggggagaggcccGGCGTGGGGACACCGAGGCCGGAGCCTGGGACAGACCGACAAAGACAGGTTAATCAGGGCCAAGCAGATGGAAATAGGACGAGGTAAGGGAGCCCGGGAACTCCAGGTGGAAAGGGATACTGTGGAGACATGAGGAGGTAGGCGATCCTAGTTGGGAGGGTCCGGGGAAATGGGGTAACTCGGGGACATGGGGCCGCCTCCGGGAGGGCAGTGCCCAAGAAAGCCGCCAAGCTCAGCGCCCTGTGGGCTCCCTCGAACGGGCACGGCGCCGGGTCTGCCCGGAGTCGGCGGTGCGGCCGGAGAGAAGGCCCTGGTGAGCCGAGGCGCCGCCGCCCGCTGTCGCTGGGAGGGCGCAAGCGAACAAGGAGCCTTTGAGAATCAGCGCCTccgccaccccccaccaccatccTTCCAGCTCCGGTcggccccgcccccagcctgGCACACCCCACCCGTAccgcccccccacctccccccaccccgacaAAGCGCGCCTTGTCTCCCCCACCTGCGCCGGCCTCTcgagccccagggaagccgtcAGGGGAGTGCGTCCGGAGCTCCCTACCGGATACCACCCCCATTCCCCACCCAGGCCTATGCGGCGGCGCCGTGTGCCCCTCCATACACAGTCATCCCAGTCCAGAAAAGCAGCGATTTTAATTTGAAAGCGATTTTATGTGAgtggaagagaagaggaaggtACCCCAAAGAGAGGGACTGTAGGGCAAGAATCATGCAGCCCCAGCACCCCATCTCTGCAGGCTGACCACCTCCCCTCAATTTTCAGGATGGGTTCTATGTCCCATTCCACACTGTCCAGGGTTGGGGGGGAGCTGTGAAAGGCCTGAGAACTACCCTCACCAAACTTTTCCCTGCCTGGCCCTGCCCTATCTAAGGCCATCACAGTCCAGGCCCCTTTAAGTTAGGAGATTTGGGAGGGGAGGAGGTGTTAAGGCCAGTGCTTGGAGAGCCCCAGGGACAGACCATCTCAGAGCCATCTTTCCCAAACACCCAGCTCCATTATCAGAATTGCTTACTTAACCTGGGGAAGTACAGTACTTCTTTGAATCTAACTGCAAGTTTCTATCctcagaggaaaataaaaatagatcagTTCCTCCATCACCACCTGCCCTTTAACCACCACCACCTTTCTATTTTTCAGTCTGACTGCAGTAGGAGGTGAACTATAAAAGGGGACTCTGGGCAGGAGGCAGTGACAgggccctccctctctcttccagAGAAGCCCCCATCAGCCAGGCCTGGGAAGGCCTATTAGAGCCCTATTCCATGTCCATCAGCTTGGGGGGCCTGCCCCCCAATATCCATCTCTGGGGAAGTTCCCCTTTTCCACTCTTCAGATGGGGAGATAAGTGAGgcaagatgagagagagaggaaggccCTAGGGGCAAGGCCAGTGCTTTGTGCAGAGGGGTGAGGAGATGGGAAGGAGATATTGTTCCAGGTAAGGGGTAAGGCCACCCCAGATCATGGGATACCCCAAAAAGTTCAGAGACTCAAGGCCACTAAACGAAGATCCCCAGCCCTCACAGGAGCCTGAGGTCCCCTCTGACTTGGATGTCAAGCAAACCCCATGGAGGGTTTATGGAACCCCTAGGAGATTTCTGTTCTGGCCCTGCAGTGCTCACCCCACCAAGGTTCTGGGAACatcacccctccccaccctgccccatgtCATGGAGTCCCTCTTGGCTGTGCCCTCCCCTCCATGTGAGGAGCACCAAATCTGGGTCCAGGCTCAGGCCAGCTGGTGGGGAGCCTCGAGCATCTCCATAAGGAAGGTGTCGATAGGAGTGTCGCCAATGAGCTTGAAGAAAAACAGATGCTCTAGACACTTGAGGCCAATGGACCGGAGGGCAGGAAGGCGTAGTAGCAGCTTGGCAAACCTGAGGTGGTAGTGAGAGAAGCGGGTGAGAGCAGGAACTACATGGACCTGAACACATCCTCGAGGCACTCCCTACCCCTATGGGAGCCTCGGTTCCCTAAATTCCTCACCCCTAAAGCCCCATCTCACCGTCCCTGCTGTTCAGGGTACTTCTGTTTGCAGTAGGTCTCCAGTGATGCGTACACTTTCTCTCGGAGAACCTCCACCTCACTGGGGTTTGAGAGACCCTTGGCATCTGGGATGGcagggaagagaagaagaagaaggaaaaaaaaatcaaaccaaaacagatatACTGATGTGGTCCCACAGGATGCCCCTCTTGGGCCCCACCTACTCAGCCTTCACCAAATGCTTGGCAAAGGAAGCAAGCTCAAATCTCCTGGATGCTCAACAGATGGGGGACCCATTAGGTTTGCGAGTTGGGGTTGGAAACATATCAGTGAATGGGGCTTTTTCTTGGTCATTTGGGAGATTTCAGGGTTGAGGGTCTTACTGAGGGGGATGGCTGGTAACTTAGGAATCTATAGAGAAGAGGAGGCTCTCAGGTTGCCTTGGTCTTGAAAGACAGGGGTAATCCTCCTCTTACCTGGATTGAACAGAATGATTGCCCTCAGGCAGCCAAGCTCTGTCTTGTCCATCCTCATGTCACGCATTTTGGACACTAGCTCTGTCAGCACCCTGGAGAGGGACCTGCAGGTCACTCAAAGGTCACAGCTCAGCCAGCCTTGGACACGGACCAGCCTATAGCCCAACCCCCTCTACCTACAGATCAGCCCAGCCCAGGGCCACTGACCGATCAAAGATGGCTCCCACGCCTGCAGAATGGGCTGAGTTGCGGTGTACATGAAGACCTGTAGCGAGGAGGATGCCATCTCGTACATCAATGGATCGGTGGGAGAAGGAGGCAATGAGGAGCTCATTCCAGCCTGCGTGGAGGGCAGCAAGGATCAGGAGCCAGAGAGCAAGCCATGAAATTCAAAGCatcagaagaaaggaagaaaaaggtagAAAGGTCAGTGAACTTTTGGCTCCCTGAGAATTCAAGGTAAGGCCACTAAGGTCACTAGAGATCAGAAGGTCAAAAAAGGCCACATGTCAACAAGTCAAAGGAATCCAAGGTCACTGACCTGCCCGTAGCAAAATGACCTGGTCATCCAGTGGCAAGGAGGAAAAGTGGGGGATCCTCTTTGCCCACTCAACAAGCGTGAATAGCTGTTTGTCAGCTGCCTGACAGATGTTAGTCACAGGGTCATTTGGCTGCAGGGGATGGGAGAGTAAAGTTATGGAAGGTTTGGAGCTGCACTGGGCCCTCTCCCTTATAAGACACCccttccttttattggagtctcCTTTCAAGCCCATTCTGAACCAATCCCTATGAATTTGTGTAAACAAGTATTTATTTGGGACTTGACTGTGATTCTGCAGGTGGGTGTTTGAGGGTGGAGATGGAGGGAGCTATCACACCCACCTCAGATGTTTGAGAGACCTCGTTTGGCAGCACTTCCCATCCCAGGCAGTGTTAGGAGGGTtgtgaagggaaggaaagagacaaagGGGGAGACAGAACATATCTAGACTCCCTCCTCCCACCCGCCTCAGGGAAGAGAGTGGATGGACCCCATCACTCACGCTGCTGCCACTACCACCGGTTCCCCCAGGACCCTCAACGCCCTGGTCACTCTTCTGCTCCACAGCAAGCTCTGCCTCCAGGATCCTGTCCACGGGCATCTCCTCAGGggctcccccagccccctccccatccccatcctTGTCCTTCCCCCGCTGACGCTCTTCCTGTACCGCTGgatggaaaagaaggagaaaagtggAATGTAAGCAGCCAGTCATGAGGGGCTTCAAAATGTCCTTAGGGCCTCATCAGGGTCTCATGGCCGTTGGGAGATATCTATAAGAATTGGGGGAGTCACTAGAAATGGTAGATTGGGGGGGCAACCTGGAAGCAGGGGTCATAAAAAGGCAGATAAATAAgtcaagaaggaaaaggaaggggcAGGAGAGGAACTAGGGAGGAAGCTAACATTTAAACAGAGGCGCTATTACATGCTAAgaaatgtgccaggcactttttaACATTCACTTGATCATCACAACAACTCCGTGAACTATAGtccacatttttaaagaataacttgCCCAAAATGCATGGCAGGTCACACATTTGATTCCAAGTCTGCTTGATTGCAAACACTGCACTCTTCTGACTCAACAGACAGGAAATGGAGTGCTAGCCTAAGACTTCAGAGATGTGGGCTCTGATCCCAGCCCTGCTACTCTTTTGTTGCATAACCTTGGGAAAGTCATTTTACCTGGCAGATGACATGCTAATCTCTAAAATGAAAGATTTGGCCAGGATACTCTCTAAAGTGTCTCTCTTAAAATCCTATGAATCACACTTAAGAAGATGAGGAAACAAAGCAGAGAAAAGGCAAGCCCTGAGAGTCTTCAGTAAAGTTTATAGCTTAAGAGAGTCGAGTCCCAGAGGTCAGAGGAGAGACCATGGATAATAGGAGACAGAAACCAGAGAGGGAGCATCAGATCAAAGAGAGGAGGGATTATCCATGTTAGAAAAGGGGAGATAGAGAGATCCTTCCtgggaaaggaaaatttattccCCCCTTGTCTGGAGTGGTTGGTGGAGCTGACCAAAGAAGCAAAGCCATTAAGAAGGGGGACTAGATCAAGGTACCAGGGAAAAGAGCTgatgagaaaagacagagagaaattaAATACCGCCCTctggaggagagaaagaatagtCCTGTCTTCCTGAGAGAAAGTTTGAGGTTTCCTTCAGTCTTCTCTCTACTGGCTCCCCTTCCTCTCTTACAGGatggggtgggagaggaaggGCCTATGGACTAGAAGCCTGGGCAGGCTTCTTACCCTCCCTCTTCATGCCAGTAGCCAGGCACTTCTGATAGCGGCAGTACTGACAGCGGTTCCGTTGACGCTTGTCCACTGTGCAGTCTTTGTTGTCCCGGCATGAGTAGGTCAGGTCCTTACGGATGGTACGTTTGAAGAAGCCCTTGCAGCCCTCACAGCTGTAGACCCCATAGTGTTTGCCTATGGAGGGAGGGGAATTACTATAAGAGTGCATGTAAACCCCACTCACCATTAAATCTCTTGCCTACCTTCCCCTGGCAAAACTTGACGTCCACTTAGTTTAATTTCCCTGTGTTTGGGGAACAAGGAGCTCTGAGATGATCTATTCCTGCTCTCTGTCACTCTTCAAAAACCCTGTCCCAGCTCCCTCTTCCCTCAGACACCCCATCCCTTATCTGAGTTTCAGGTTCCTTAGCTTTCACTACACCTCCCCCAACTCACTTACTCTGTCCCAACCCCTTGAGAACCTGGAAATCCCACAGGCGATGGTGAGTGGCCCAGACTCTTTCCTCCTCTTTGCTGAGCCGCTGAGCCCCATACCTGAGCTTCTGTCCCCGCAGATTGCACACAGACGCTTGCCAGCCCCAGGGCCACCTGGAGGGGGTGGACAGTGCAGGCCCCGAACCCCTAAGACTGGTGGCTTCACATCTTCAGGGGGGCCAGACCCACCCCCAGGGAGCGACACTGTTGAATTAATCTGGGATGGGGGAAATAGGGAAGTCATAGGGAGACTCATTGGGAAGGAAAATCTCTCAAAGGTGACGGAAATCATTCCTATAACTTAGGCAGAGCCCTGCATTGCACATTCCAGAGGGCATTCTTTCCACTGCAGTCTATGTTAAGGGACTCCTCTGGAGCACACCCAATGAGAATAGACAGAAACAGTGCTCCCTGAAATTGCACAACACAGTGGTCCCGAAGGACATGTATCTCAGAAAGGCACATGGGACCAGACGGGCAGAAAATCACTGATAGATGAAAGGGACATCAAGGTTATAAgggtttcttttgtttctttctttcttttttttttttaatggggctGGGGAGGAAGCGTGCACTGCAAGATCAGTCACCTCAAAAAAGGGCAAGGAGTCTCACAAGGACCATAGGCCTACCGAAATTAAAGGACTGGAAGGTTAGTTGGCCATAGGGAAGTTCACACAAGAATCTAGGGTCACAGAGAAATGAAAGTGGAGAGGCAGTAAGTGAGTCACAACCTCTCACCTGAGGGCTGCTGACAGGCCCGGAGAATCCTGGGGGAGCTGGAGGGGGCAGACCAGGGGACCCCATGGAAGAGCTGATGACTGGGAAGGGGGAGCCCAGTGAGGGTGGTGGCAGCGGGGGTGGGGCCCCAGAacctcccagggatgaggctgcTGAAGGAGGCAGTGGTGGCCCAGGGGAAGGAGGTCCCCCCTGAAGGGGATTTGGGGAAGAGCTGTCTGGGCTTCGGGAGTCTGAGGGAGGGGTACATACAGtcacagagacacacagagacaggagagacaaaaagagaaaataagtctTCGAACTCCAGTTAGAACTGGAGACCTTACTTCTCTCTCTAATTCCCCTGCTACACCCACCCCATCCCATCCACCCTTGCCATCCAAGCCCAGAAACACACTGTAGTCAAACAACAGTTTAACCtctaattttgtgtgtgtgtgtgtgtgtgtgtgtgtgtgtgtgtgtggtggggggaggtgacaaagaaaaggagaataatTCAGGTGAAGAAAATCTCCAGTCAAAGCATTTGGATGAATACCCAGGTCTTCCCAAGCCAGATCTTTCTGTGGGTGGGAAAGCACGTGGGGTGGACCAGCCACTCCATCAGTTCCCAGCATACAGCCGGGTCGCCGAACTGTGCAGGGGTTAGGCGATAGGGGAAAGAGACCCCTTCCAGGGTGTGGGATCCGCCGCCACACGTCCAGAGCCTTCAAATTATAGGGAAATCCCAAGCGTGGTTAGCTCGGGACTCCGATGTGCAAGGCCTCAACGGGCCACAGCTAAGAGGGTGGAAgctccccctccccgccccgccccggggGAGGGCGCTAAGGCCCTCAGGAGGGAGGGGACGCGTGTTTACAAACAGGGGGGCGGGAGCACCTGCGAAAGAGCGCCGGGGGAAGGGTGTGGGGGGAAGGGTTGCAGACAACACGGCTACTCGGTCGCCCTTCCGCCCGCTAGGACACTCACCCCGCCCGCTGTCGCCCATCCCGTCCCGTCCAGCCTCCCCCGGCTCCGGCTCCGGGGTTTGTTGTTCTCCGGCTGCTACCGCCACCGCCGCTGTCGCTGCGGGATCCAGCCAGGGCCGTCGCCGCCGCCACCGGGACGCGACCCCACAATGCATTTCTTTTCGCACCCCCACCGGCCCACACTGCCCTGCGGCATGCCGCTGGGGGAGGAAGGGCGGGCGAGCAGCCCAAGACATGCTTGGCTGAGTAGGAGGACACCGAAGAGTTACCAGGGATTCCAAAAAATTGACCAGGGGGCTAGCTGAGGACGAGGAAGCCCGAGAGCAAAAGACTGGGCCGGGACCGGGTCGAACTAAGCGCTGCGTTCTGCACTGAGCCAAAATGACAGCGCCGATATGGCAGCCATCTTGGTACAGACGGGAAGTCTCGACGCTAGTTCCCGCCCTCTCGGCTAGTTGGAAACGGAGGAGGCGGCCTCTTTCCTCCTGTTAGCCCGCCTCGCCCAACCTCTCCTCAAATAACCTCGCCACCCGCGCATGCGCAACAGCATAGGTGGGATTGCCGCTGCCTGAGGGCCGCCATCTTGGTAAAGGTATTGGGGAGGAGGTAGGACGGAACTTCCTGTTCTCGCGGGAGCTAGAGACGGGAGTGCCACGTCCGAGCAAACCGGGAAAGGACCGGATCCCGGAGCCGGTGAGAACCCCTGATTTTCCCTACCATCCTTTCTAGGCCTTTTCCCGGGTCTAGTGGATCATAGAGACGAGAGCCCAGAGAACCAATAAAGCAGAGGACCATAACCTAGAGCGGCGTCCCAGGGGCTCTACATCCGGGAGGGAATTCGGGATAAAGACAACGAGTCTTGGGAACAATGTGGGTGGTAACAGAGTAGAATGGGGAAACGGTCTATAGAAATGGCCTGAGGGCGCAAGTGGAGTAAAGCGGACCCCGTATAGATATAGAGTTGAGGTTCAAGTGGAGTCACTATCTCTGTCCCTCTGGTCAGCGAGATGGCCAAGGGCCTGGGGGCCCCCCACTGGGTGGCCGTGGGTCTGCTAACCTGGGCGGCTTTGGGGCTGCTGGTGGCCGGACACGGGGGTCATGGCGACCTGCACGAGGACCTGCACGAGGACTTCCATGGGCACGGCCACAGGCACTCACATGAGGATTTCCACCATGGACACAGCCATGCCCATGGCCATGGCCACACTCACGAGAGCATCTGGCATGGACATACCCACGGTCACGACCAGGGACATTCACATGAGGATTTGCAACATGGCCATAGCCATAGCCATGGCTTCTCCCATGGGCATGGACATGACAATGAGCATAGCCATGGAGGCTATGAGGAGTCTGGGGCTCCAGGGATCAAGCAGGACCTGGACACTCTCACTCTCTGGGCCTATGTGAGTCCCCAGGGGATGGGGGAGAGAGGGGCTGGTTCTGGATTGTTGGAAAACTCACTTGACCCCTGACTCTCCCTCACCAGGCACTGGGAGCCACAGTGCTGATCTCTGCAGCTCCATTTTTTGTcctcttccttatccctgtggaGTCAAACTCCCCCCGGCACCGCTCTCTGCTCCAGATCTTGCTCAGTTTTGCTTCGGGGGGACTCCTGGGAGATGCCTTCCTGCACCTCATCCCTCATGCCCTGGGTAAGTGACCTCTACCTCAaatcttaatatattttactgtTTGGGCAAAAGGGTTCTTTCCCTTTTGTAATCCCTGATCTTCCAGTTTTCCCCAAATACACCTTTGGATTGGGTGTTCCCTTATCTgactttttcttcccttcctgccCCCAGAGCCTCATTCTCACCACCCTGTGGAGCAAAGGGGACATGGACACTCCCATAGTAGTGAGTAAGGGACAAATGGGGTGATGACTGGAGAATGCCTCTTTCTCCCTAATTGTTACCATCTGCATTTGGAGAGGAGTCTGAAATCAGCATTTTTCCCTTAATATTTCAATGCCTCTCTTCCAGACCAGGGCCCCATTCTCTCTGTGGGACTGTGGGTCCTCAGTGGAATTGTCGCATTTCTTGTGGTGGAGAAATGTGTGAGACATGTAAAAGGAGGACATGGACACAGTCATGGACATGGACACACTCATGGTCACATACATGGAAGTAAAGGACATGGAAGACAGCGTAAGCCCAGAAATAACATTCCCAAAAGTCACTTTTCCTGCCTCAGTATTCCCTCATCTCCTGGCTCTTAGGTAGGAGGGGACTTCTCTCTTGAGGAAATGTGAGATCTCTGTTTCCAACTCCTGTGCTTCCCACAGAACATTCTTCAAAGGAGAAGCAGAgctcagaagaagaagaaaaggaagctggggggaagagaaagaggagaggaggTAGCACAGGGCCCAAAGATGGGCCTGTGAGACCACAGAATCCTGAAGAGGAAGCAACAGGCTCAGGTGAGCAACCAGGCTCTTATTGGTTGGCAGTGAGCTTGAGCAGGGGACATCATCCTGAATCAGAGCATGTGAACTGGAATATGCACAAATGTCTGAGAAATACTGAGGGGCTGGGTGTGCCATGTGTCTAAGGGGAGGTGTGAGAATGACTGAAGGGGCTAAGACCAGGAGTGATGGATGCCTCTGATCACTCCCTCTTCCTCTGCTCTAAGACCTACGTGTGTCAGGGTACCTGAATCTGGCTGCTGATCTGGCACATAATTTCACGGATGGTCTGGCAATTGGTGCTTCATTTCGAGGGGGCCGGGGGCTGGGGATCCTGACCACAATGACAGTCCTGCTACATGAAGTACCTCATGAGATCGGGGATTTTGCCATCTTGGTCCAGTCTGGCTGCAGTAAAAAGCAGGTTGGTAATGAGGTGCAACAAGCATGATTATCTCAAACCCTTTATTTCTGCTCACCCCAAGCATAAGTCCGTTTCTTATTGGTTTCAGACAACAGTCATTGACAACAAATCTTCTAGTAATGAGGGGGAGGAAGTTCTATTTCCTTGTTCTGTATCTCTGTATGTCTTAAAATATGGTCCATAAACCATCTAAACAGTGTATAGGGATCTTTTACGtcaccacctccaccccaccctgacctattgaatcagaatatttgtggaatgaagtGAACTAGAGGTTCACTGCCCTAACATATTTGATCTCTAAGatttttcagaaaatgtttacCCTAGATCCCTCTTTCTTTTGCCTTAAATTTTAGTTTCCAAAGACATGCACCCTACTCATGTACTCCACCAGCCATGTTGGTGAGTTGGtgaattcctctctctctctctctttttttgcccACCAGGCGATGCGTCTACAGCTGCTGACGGCAGTAGGGGCATTGGCAGGCACAGCCTGTGCCCTCTTAGCTGAAGGAGGGGCAGTAGGCAGTGAAGTTGCAGGTGGTGCAGGTCCTGGGTGGATTCTGCCATTCACTGCAGGTGGCTTCATTTATGTAGCAACAGTGTCGGTGTTGCCTGAGCTGTTGAGGGAGGCATCACCTTTGCAGTCACTTCTGGAGGTGCTAGGGCTGCTGGGGGGAGTTGTCATGATGGTGCTGATTGCCCATCTCGAGTGAGAGGTAGGAtataccacccccacccctgccccaaacTTCTTGCCCCTAAATCCAAGTGGGGTCTGAGGGTTGAGGCCAGGGACATCTGCCAGAGCAAGGAGTTGTAGCCTAAGGGAGTGCTGACTTTGGCACTATGGTCATCAAGGTTTGGCAGTCTTATGGGGGTGgtagagatgagaatgaaaggcGAGGGGGAACATGGTGTT is drawn from Tamandua tetradactyla isolate mTamTet1 chromosome 5, mTamTet1.pri, whole genome shotgun sequence and contains these coding sequences:
- the SLC39A7 gene encoding zinc transporter SLC39A7 isoform X1, translated to MAKGLGAPHWVAVGLLTWAALGLLVAGHGGHGDLHEDLHEDFHGHGHRHSHEDFHHGHSHAHGHGHTHESIWHGHTHGHDQGHSHEDLQHGHSHSHGFSHGHGHDNEHSHGGYEESGAPGIKQDLDTLTLWAYALGATVLISAAPFFVLFLIPVESNSPRHRSLLQILLSFASGGLLGDAFLHLIPHALEPHSHHPVEQRGHGHSHSNQGPILSVGLWVLSGIVAFLVVEKCVRHVKGGHGHSHGHGHTHGHIHGSKGHGRQQHSSKEKQSSEEEEKEAGGKRKRRGGSTGPKDGPVRPQNPEEEATGSDLRVSGYLNLAADLAHNFTDGLAIGASFRGGRGLGILTTMTVLLHEVPHEIGDFAILVQSGCSKKQAMRLQLLTAVGALAGTACALLAEGGAVGSEVAGGAGPGWILPFTAGGFIYVATVSVLPELLREASPLQSLLEVLGLLGGVVMMVLIAHLE
- the SLC39A7 gene encoding zinc transporter SLC39A7 isoform X2; translated protein: MATCTRTCTRTSMGTATVLISAAPFFVLFLIPVESNSPRHRSLLQILLSFASGGLLGDAFLHLIPHALEPHSHHPVEQRGHGHSHSNQGPILSVGLWVLSGIVAFLVVEKCVRHVKGGHGHSHGHGHTHGHIHGSKGHGRQQHSSKEKQSSEEEEKEAGGKRKRRGGSTGPKDGPVRPQNPEEEATGSDLRVSGYLNLAADLAHNFTDGLAIGASFRGGRGLGILTTMTVLLHEVPHEIGDFAILVQSGCSKKQAMRLQLLTAVGALAGTACALLAEGGAVGSEVAGGAGPGWILPFTAGGFIYVATVSVLPELLREASPLQSLLEVLGLLGGVVMMVLIAHLE
- the RXRB gene encoding retinoic acid receptor RXR-beta isoform X2; translated protein: MSWAARPPFLPQRHAAGQCGPVGVRKEMHCGVASRWRRRRPWLDPAATAAVAVAAGEQQTPEPEPGEAGRDGMGDSGRDSRSPDSSSPNPLQGGPPSPGPPLPPSAASSLGGSGAPPPLPPPSLGSPFPVISSSMGSPGLPPPAPPGFSGPVSSPQINSTVSLPGGGSGPPEDVKPPVLGVRGLHCPPPPGGPGAGKRLCAICGDRSSGKHYGVYSCEGCKGFFKRTIRKDLTYSCRDNKDCTVDKRQRNRCQYCRYQKCLATGMKREAVQEERQRGKDKDGDGEGAGGAPEEMPVDRILEAELAVEQKSDQGVEGPGGTGGSGSSPNDPVTNICQAADKQLFTLVEWAKRIPHFSSLPLDDQVILLRAGWNELLIASFSHRSIDVRDGILLATGLHVHRNSAHSAGVGAIFDRVLTELVSKMRDMRMDKTELGCLRAIILFNPDAKGLSNPSEVEVLREKVYASLETYCKQKYPEQQGRFAKLLLRLPALRSIGLKCLEHLFFFKLIGDTPIDTFLMEMLEAPHQLA
- the RXRB gene encoding retinoic acid receptor RXR-beta isoform X1; the encoded protein is MSWAARPPFLPQRHAAGQCGPVGVRKEMHCGVASRWRRRRPWLDPAATAAVAVAAGEQQTPEPEPGEAGRDGMGDSGRDSRSPDSSSPNPLQGGPPSPGPPLPPSAASSLGGSGAPPPLPPPSLGSPFPVISSSMGSPGLPPPAPPGFSGPVSSPQINSTVSLPGGGSGPPEDVKPPVLGVRGLHCPPPPGGPGAGKRLCAICGDRSSGKHYGVYSCEGCKGFFKRTIRKDLTYSCRDNKDCTVDKRQRNRCQYCRYQKCLATGMKREAVQEERQRGKDKDGDGEGAGGAPEEMPVDRILEAELAVEQKSDQGVEGPGGTGGSGSSPNDPVTNICQAADKQLFTLVEWAKRIPHFSSLPLDDQVILLRAGWNELLIASFSHRSIDVRDGILLATGLHVHRNSAHSAGVGAIFDRSLSRVLTELVSKMRDMRMDKTELGCLRAIILFNPDAKGLSNPSEVEVLREKVYASLETYCKQKYPEQQGRFAKLLLRLPALRSIGLKCLEHLFFFKLIGDTPIDTFLMEMLEAPHQLA